TTTCACAAGCATCTGTACTGCTTCTTGAATTAAATCATCCGTTGACTCACCAGAATCGAGTTGCACACGAATACAAGTTTCTAAATTTTTTGCTACTACAAATCCAGCTGCACGATCTATAGCTGAACGAGCGGCAGACAATTGAGTGATGACATCTTTACAATCCTTACCTTCATCC
This genomic window from Bacillaceae bacterium S4-13-56 contains:
- a CDS encoding metal-sensitive transcriptional regulator, with the protein product MQPQTNEYSQDMKNRLKRIEGQIRGVIKMMDEGKDCKDVITQLSAARSAIDRAAGFVVAKNLETCIRVQLDSGESTDDLIQEAVQMLVKSR